The following are encoded in a window of Ruminiclostridium herbifermentans genomic DNA:
- a CDS encoding xylulokinase has protein sequence MEKFLLGIDIGTSACKVAMFDLQGKVISQAAREYKVYYPHLGFVEQNPNEWWECVCLAIKETIVSSKINAKQIAGIGVDGQSWSAIPINAKGDVLSNTPIWMDTRASDICKETVNRVGNDRIFRLCGNSFEPTYSTPKILWFKKNMPDVYNSTYKFLQSNSFIVYKLTRHTSQDLSQGYGVHSFNMKEGKWEDSFCEELGFDREKLPDIYQCHHIIGEVTSEAADQTGLIKGIPVVAGGLDASCGTLGAGVLKVGQTQEQGGQAGGMSICLDSSIGHPKLILSFHVVPNLWLLQGGTVGGGGAIKWFKQEFGAFEEFEAREKGVSPFKIMDEEAEKIPVGSDGLIFLPYMAGERSPLWDKNAKGVFFGLGYEKTRAHMIRAVMEGCAFALQHNIKTAEKIGVGINELVAIGGAANSRIWTQIKADITGKTIKVPTSDTATTLGAAILAGVGTGLYKSFEQAVEDTIEITRTHQPDMQAHTRYKNNYDIYIELYEKLKDTMQKV, from the coding sequence ATGGAAAAGTTTTTATTAGGAATTGATATTGGTACATCTGCCTGTAAAGTAGCAATGTTTGACCTTCAGGGGAAAGTAATATCACAAGCTGCAAGGGAGTACAAGGTATACTATCCCCATTTAGGATTTGTAGAACAAAACCCGAATGAGTGGTGGGAATGTGTTTGCTTAGCAATAAAGGAGACTATTGTTTCTTCTAAGATAAATGCAAAGCAAATAGCAGGAATAGGTGTTGATGGACAGAGTTGGTCTGCCATTCCTATAAATGCAAAGGGTGATGTGCTTAGCAATACACCAATATGGATGGATACAAGAGCTTCTGATATATGTAAAGAAACTGTAAATAGAGTTGGAAATGACAGAATTTTTAGACTTTGCGGTAATTCCTTTGAGCCTACATATTCAACACCTAAAATACTGTGGTTTAAGAAAAACATGCCCGATGTATACAATTCAACATATAAGTTTTTGCAAAGTAACAGTTTTATAGTTTATAAACTGACAAGACATACATCCCAGGATTTATCACAGGGATATGGTGTACATTCCTTTAACATGAAGGAAGGTAAATGGGAAGATAGCTTTTGTGAAGAACTAGGATTTGATAGAGAAAAACTTCCTGATATTTATCAATGCCACCACATAATAGGAGAGGTAACTAGTGAGGCTGCAGATCAAACAGGACTAATAAAGGGTATTCCGGTTGTTGCTGGTGGATTGGATGCAAGCTGTGGAACACTTGGTGCTGGAGTTCTAAAAGTTGGTCAAACGCAGGAGCAAGGCGGGCAAGCTGGCGGAATGAGTATTTGTTTAGATTCATCAATTGGCCATCCCAAGCTTATTTTAAGTTTCCATGTTGTACCCAACCTTTGGCTTTTGCAAGGAGGTACTGTTGGCGGTGGTGGAGCTATAAAGTGGTTCAAACAGGAGTTTGGAGCATTTGAGGAATTTGAAGCTAGGGAAAAAGGTGTAAGTCCCTTTAAAATTATGGATGAAGAAGCTGAAAAAATACCTGTAGGCTCTGATGGGTTAATATTTTTACCATATATGGCTGGAGAAAGGTCTCCTTTGTGGGACAAAAATGCTAAAGGAGTATTTTTCGGTCTGGGCTATGAAAAAACAAGAGCTCATATGATCAGAGCTGTTATGGAAGGCTGTGCATTTGCATTACAGCATAATATCAAGACAGCAGAGAAAATTGGTGTAGGAATAAATGAACTAGTTGCAATAGGAGGCGCTGCTAATAGCAGAATTTGGACACAAATTAAAGCAGATATAACAGGTAAAACTATCAAGGTTCCAACTTCAGACACAGCTACCACACTAGGAGCCGCGATTTTAGCAGGTGTGGGTACAGGATTGTATAAGAGTTTTGAGCAGGCAGTAGAGGATACTATTGAAATTACACGTACACACCAGCCGGATATGCAAGCTCATACAAGGTATAAAAACAATTATGATATTTATATTGAACTATATGAAAAACTAAAGGACACAATGCAAAAAGTATAA
- a CDS encoding galactitol-1-phosphate 5-dehydrogenase, giving the protein MKAGVLHAKDDIRYEDMPIPVASKGEVLVKVKATGICGSDIPRVLGDGAHFYPIVLGHEFSGEVAEIGEGVTSVKVGDRVAGVPLVPCLKCDDCQKGNYSLCKYYSFIGSREQGSFAEYVKLPERNVVKFDDSVSFEQGAFFEPATVALHGLLCADYRAGEDVAILGGGTVGMFTAQWAKIFGAKRVFVFDIDEDRLSLARRLGADETINTLDKDFRQQVDELTNKKGFGFVYETSGVDITMKLAFEIAGNKSSICFIGTPTKDLIFTPKLFENMNRKEFKLTGSWMSYSAPFPGKEWTLTAHYFSTGALKFDSSFIFKKVPLRNIKDAFYMFKVPKTVKGKVLIVND; this is encoded by the coding sequence ATGAAAGCAGGAGTATTACATGCAAAAGATGATATTCGTTATGAAGATATGCCTATACCTGTAGCATCAAAGGGAGAAGTTTTGGTAAAGGTAAAGGCTACTGGTATTTGTGGTTCGGATATTCCAAGAGTTCTTGGAGATGGAGCACATTTTTATCCAATAGTATTAGGTCATGAATTTTCAGGGGAAGTGGCGGAAATAGGTGAGGGAGTAACCTCGGTTAAGGTAGGTGATAGAGTAGCAGGAGTTCCATTGGTTCCATGTCTTAAATGTGATGACTGTCAGAAGGGTAATTATTCATTATGTAAGTACTACAGCTTTATTGGCTCAAGAGAGCAGGGTAGTTTTGCAGAGTATGTAAAGTTACCTGAAAGAAATGTTGTCAAATTTGATGACAGCGTTTCTTTTGAACAGGGAGCATTTTTTGAGCCAGCTACAGTAGCACTTCATGGTTTGCTTTGTGCTGATTATCGTGCTGGAGAGGATGTTGCAATTCTTGGCGGTGGAACAGTGGGTATGTTTACTGCACAGTGGGCAAAAATATTCGGTGCAAAAAGAGTATTTGTGTTTGATATTGATGAGGATAGATTATCTCTTGCTAGAAGATTGGGCGCTGATGAGACTATTAATACTCTGGATAAGGATTTTCGACAACAGGTAGATGAACTCACCAATAAAAAAGGATTTGGGTTTGTATATGAAACTTCTGGTGTTGATATAACAATGAAGCTAGCTTTTGAAATAGCGGGAAATAAATCATCCATATGTTTCATTGGAACACCCACTAAAGATTTAATATTTACACCAAAGCTTTTTGAAAATATGAATAGAAAGGAATTTAAGCTTACTGGTTCATGGATGTCATATAGTGCACCCTTTCCCGGCAAAGAATGGACTCTAACTGCACATTATTTCTCAACTGGAGCGTTAAAGTTTGACAGCAGTTTTATATTCAAAAAGGTTCCCCTTAGAAACATAAAGGATGCTTTTTATATGTTTAAGGTACCTAAAACTGTTAAGGGTAAAGTACTGATAGTTAATGACTAA